One stretch of Pseudomonas azotoformans DNA includes these proteins:
- a CDS encoding glycosyltransferase family 4 protein, with amino-acid sequence MRILWILPYSPWPATSGGKTRQFHLLRNLAARGHRITLLLHDKHPVSLSDRQVLEAFLEQLIILPRRPLRSVTTLLAGLFAPYPLLASVNGLSSDLQDTFNWLLGEHWDVVQIEHSYSFQPYEEVLARKSQPFVLTEHNVESALGAATYDRFPGWSLPFIRYDQWRYARWERRVMRQATQVVAVTDSDAQVLEKIAGKPVSVVVNGVDCDHFAAAHPDPSTRRVLFLGNYEYAPNVDAIEWALDEILPKVWERCPDARMSVCGFGMPDSWRARWPDPRIEWQGFVPNLLNLQSSCSVFLAPLRHGGGSKLKVLEALAAGLPLASTEQGVSGLDLVEGLDYLGGQTAASLADAVVRLLQFPDAAAPMGEAGRAYARRAHDWSVAASQLEKVYTDLSPQDQKEPACV; translated from the coding sequence ATGCGTATTTTATGGATCCTGCCCTATTCACCCTGGCCCGCCACCAGCGGCGGCAAGACGCGCCAGTTCCATCTGCTGCGCAACCTCGCCGCACGTGGGCACCGGATCACTCTGCTGCTGCATGACAAACACCCGGTGTCGCTCAGCGACCGCCAAGTGCTGGAGGCGTTTCTCGAACAACTGATCATCCTGCCGCGCCGCCCTCTGCGCAGCGTGACGACCCTGTTGGCCGGGCTGTTTGCGCCCTACCCGCTGTTGGCCAGCGTGAATGGTTTGTCGAGTGATTTGCAGGACACCTTCAATTGGCTGTTGGGTGAGCATTGGGACGTGGTGCAAATCGAACACAGCTACAGCTTCCAACCTTATGAAGAGGTGCTGGCGCGTAAGTCCCAACCCTTTGTGCTGACTGAACACAACGTTGAATCGGCCCTTGGCGCCGCCACTTATGACCGTTTTCCGGGTTGGTCGCTGCCGTTCATTCGCTACGATCAATGGCGCTACGCCCGCTGGGAGCGCCGCGTGATGCGCCAGGCCACCCAGGTGGTGGCGGTGACCGACAGCGATGCGCAGGTACTGGAAAAAATCGCCGGCAAACCGGTGTCGGTGGTGGTCAATGGCGTGGATTGCGATCACTTCGCCGCCGCCCACCCCGACCCATCGACACGCCGCGTGCTGTTCCTCGGCAACTACGAATACGCACCCAATGTGGACGCCATCGAATGGGCCCTGGATGAAATCCTGCCCAAGGTCTGGGAACGCTGCCCCGACGCGCGTATGAGCGTGTGCGGCTTCGGCATGCCCGACAGCTGGCGCGCACGCTGGCCGGACCCGCGTATCGAGTGGCAGGGTTTTGTGCCCAACCTGCTGAACCTGCAATCGAGTTGCTCGGTATTTCTGGCGCCATTGCGCCACGGCGGCGGCTCCAAACTCAAGGTGCTGGAAGCGTTGGCGGCGGGCTTGCCACTGGCGAGTACCGAGCAAGGCGTGTCGGGGTTGGACTTGGTGGAAGGCCTGGATTACCTCGGCGGGCAAACCGCTGCGAGCCTGGCCGATGCCGTGGTGCGCCTGCTGCAATTTCCTGACGCCGCCGCGCCCATGGGGGAAGCCGGCCGCGCCTATGCGCGTCGCGCCCATGACTGGAGCGTGGCCGCCAGCCAGCTGGAAAAGGTCTATACGGACCTTTCGCCTCAGGATCAAAAGGAGCCCGCATGCGTGTAG
- a CDS encoding GH39 family glycosyl hydrolase — translation MARRRTYLATLAVVAALGLTAFLWGRQADAESHVLKGSKEVVWKDFLGVNAQFLWFSPERYQKQIDRLKALGLEWVRLDLHWDQLETAQNQYKLATLDELVGKLQQNQIKSVFYLVGSARFISSAPPLSLYPDQYPPKDPNVFANRMAMLAQRYPSVEAWQVWNEPNLIGFWRPAADPAGYANLLSVTTNALRAVNPSKPVVAAGMAFFSEMPNGQTMFDALGALGVASLNTVISYHPYTQLPEGNDPANLDFIAKTTQLNQALRNGGVNTLWSTEWGWSTYKGPKDAQDIITLQAQADYVVRRLALMSAMDFDKIFLFTLSDLDQRASVRDRAYGLLDIDTNPKPVYTALKNFLDVSGPTLTPGDPPVADQLPDGLFSIGWTRADGRKLWFFWSAQGGNAHLPGLANATLYDPLRGTQTPVSGTSGLTVPVKSNLQILLWD, via the coding sequence ATGGCGCGTAGACGCACCTACCTGGCCACCCTCGCGGTGGTCGCCGCCCTGGGCCTGACCGCATTTTTGTGGGGACGCCAGGCGGATGCCGAAAGCCATGTGCTCAAGGGCAGCAAGGAGGTGGTCTGGAAGGATTTCCTGGGGGTGAATGCGCAGTTCCTGTGGTTCAGCCCCGAGCGCTACCAGAAGCAGATTGACCGCCTCAAGGCCCTGGGCTTGGAGTGGGTGCGCCTGGACCTGCATTGGGATCAGCTGGAAACCGCGCAGAACCAATACAAGCTCGCCACCCTCGATGAGCTGGTGGGCAAGCTGCAGCAGAACCAGATCAAGTCGGTATTTTACCTGGTGGGGTCGGCGCGTTTTATCAGCAGCGCCCCGCCGCTGTCGTTGTACCCGGACCAGTACCCGCCGAAAGACCCCAACGTGTTCGCCAATCGCATGGCCATGCTGGCCCAGCGCTACCCCAGCGTCGAGGCCTGGCAAGTCTGGAACGAACCTAACCTGATCGGCTTCTGGCGCCCGGCGGCAGACCCTGCCGGGTATGCGAATCTGTTGAGCGTCACCACCAACGCCTTGCGCGCAGTGAACCCGAGCAAACCAGTAGTGGCCGCCGGCATGGCGTTCTTCAGCGAAATGCCCAATGGCCAGACCATGTTCGACGCCTTGGGCGCACTCGGCGTGGCCAGCCTCAATACAGTCATCTCCTATCACCCCTATACCCAATTGCCCGAAGGCAACGACCCGGCCAACCTCGACTTCATCGCCAAGACCACCCAACTCAACCAGGCCCTGCGCAATGGCGGCGTGAACACGCTGTGGAGCACCGAGTGGGGCTGGTCAACCTACAAGGGGCCCAAGGACGCCCAGGACATCATCACCCTCCAGGCTCAGGCCGACTACGTGGTCCGCCGCCTGGCGCTGATGAGTGCGATGGATTTCGACAAGATCTTCCTGTTCACCCTGAGCGACCTTGACCAGCGCGCCAGCGTGCGTGACCGCGCCTATGGCTTGCTGGATATCGACACCAACCCCAAGCCCGTCTACACCGCCTTGAAGAACTTCCTCGATGTCAGCGGGCCGACGCTCACGCCGGGCGATCCGCCTGTTGCTGACCAGTTGCCCGACGGCCTGTTCAGCATCGGCTGGACCCGCGCCGACGGGCGCAAGCTGTGGTTCTTCTGGTCGGCCCAGGGCGGCAACGCACACTTGCCGGGCCTGGCCAACGCGACGCTGTACGACCCGCTGCGCGGCACACAAACCCCGGTAAGCGGCACCAGCGGCCTGACCGTGCCGGTCAAGTCGAACCTGCAAATTCTGTTATGGGACTGA
- a CDS encoding glycosyltransferase, whose protein sequence is MRIALLAPLPPEKNGIADYANHFRTALEHLGVTVLTPLAGVAGNSEAIKQAIDAFDWQTVDLVHAELGGGRLGEFLALRELRKAYPQLPLTATVHDPERIVWRREHLPFPLNLMERLPSPLPQAAVVLADPLTLREERQVAKGLTRLVTLTRLGADCLSQRMQLPAGKVAVINHANLPIPAAPLPTLDTLRLLYFGFIYRGKGIEDLVQALADVFKQAPELRDRVRLTLAGGTAAEMAFGAGGNYLEQLNAQIAALGLTDAIDWRLNLPADEIAQTIQAHHVMVLPYRESKKLGLLGRQRGTSGALSWATACGRGAITSDARAFAEEVASGNGAIYPEGDVAALGEQLLRLARTPLLARDWAERAGEIGRERLWPLTAQKFKQLFEQAITGAPYGA, encoded by the coding sequence ATGCGAATCGCCCTGCTCGCACCCTTGCCGCCGGAGAAAAACGGGATCGCCGACTACGCGAACCATTTTCGCACGGCCTTGGAACACCTCGGTGTGACGGTGCTGACACCGTTGGCCGGCGTCGCGGGCAACAGCGAAGCGATCAAGCAGGCCATCGACGCGTTCGACTGGCAAACCGTAGACCTAGTGCACGCCGAACTGGGCGGCGGGCGCCTGGGGGAATTCCTGGCGTTGCGTGAGTTGCGCAAGGCTTACCCCCAGTTGCCGCTGACCGCGACCGTGCATGACCCGGAACGCATCGTGTGGCGCCGTGAGCACCTGCCGTTCCCCTTGAACCTGATGGAACGTTTGCCCAGCCCATTGCCCCAGGCTGCCGTGGTGCTGGCCGACCCGCTGACCCTGCGCGAAGAACGCCAGGTCGCCAAGGGGCTGACCCGGCTGGTGACCCTCACCCGCCTGGGTGCCGACTGCCTGAGCCAGCGCATGCAACTGCCGGCCGGCAAAGTCGCGGTGATCAACCATGCCAACCTGCCGATCCCAGCGGCACCGTTGCCCACCCTCGACACGCTGCGCCTGCTGTATTTCGGGTTTATCTACCGTGGCAAAGGTATCGAAGACCTGGTGCAGGCCCTGGCGGATGTGTTCAAGCAAGCCCCCGAATTGCGCGATCGCGTGCGCCTGACCCTGGCTGGCGGCACCGCCGCGGAAATGGCATTTGGCGCAGGTGGCAATTACCTGGAGCAGTTGAATGCGCAGATCGCTGCGCTGGGCCTGACCGACGCCATCGACTGGCGCCTGAACCTGCCGGCCGATGAAATCGCCCAGACCATCCAGGCGCACCACGTGATGGTGCTGCCCTACCGTGAATCGAAAAAACTCGGCCTGCTGGGACGCCAGCGCGGCACCAGTGGTGCGTTGTCCTGGGCCACCGCCTGCGGGCGCGGCGCGATCACCTCCGATGCGCGTGCATTTGCCGAAGAAGTCGCCAGCGGCAACGGCGCGATTTACCCCGAGGGTGATGTGGCCGCGCTCGGCGAACAACTGCTGCGCCTGGCGCGTACGCCGCTGCTGGCCAGGGATTGGGCCGAACGCGCCGGGGAAATTGGCCGCGAACGGTTGTGGCCGTTGACCGCGCAGAAATTCAAGCAGCTCTTCGAGCAGGCTATCACCGGAGCCCCTTATGGCGCGTAG
- a CDS encoding GumC family protein — protein MIEIRSFRDLLRLFFIFRHEFKLAAIAALVIILLGAFLLPAKYESTARLLVKPGRDSTLPIEISNRQALVMPSTQRDPIVDEERLLTGRPIVRAVAEHYLEVIENAPPPEGFWKRTKYYVKSGVGAVFDGLRVVLETIGIVEKTTPVERLAASLEKNFEVSHAAGSTVMDISFKWGDPEIAQAVVKDWVETYINERTEALGRKSLYAFYEGQVANSATEIKSYKEQILTHLNEIGAASITDRLEDLSERINVLRGETFNTTRLIASSDSAIQSTRTQLKGQPKEVTTVRQIALNPQQQDLRRLLNQKLLEKADMMRTYTDNAPPVKALDASIRAMQMQVNSESNTVQASENRAPNTLEIHLQRVLLDETSNNVALRTQLVQQQKQLLNLEDQRKQALEIEPELARLSRELNTTERNYALYVDNLEKSRIDRELDNSQISNIAVIEEATLNPGRIFPKTLVMLVLAIPFAIVVGLLVIYLCYLLDQRIHDGGLVERKFGLPLWTTLPELDTSTAQSTNAFNASIYRLYSLLQPERIAEQGLTLGLTSARHGEGVTFVVEQLRQLLSENGINVRVGGLQAAAPGEVVLLDASALLDNREAFVDLRRADLIGLVVEARKSTVPVVEHALSILNTAFGKVDGIIINRRKFEVPSKVLRTIGKYRGAF, from the coding sequence ATGATCGAGATCCGTTCTTTTCGTGATCTTCTGCGCTTGTTCTTCATCTTCCGGCATGAGTTCAAACTGGCGGCGATTGCCGCGCTGGTGATCATCCTGCTGGGGGCGTTCCTGCTGCCGGCCAAGTACGAGTCCACCGCGCGCCTGTTGGTGAAGCCGGGGCGTGACTCAACCTTGCCCATCGAGATCAGCAACCGCCAGGCGCTGGTGATGCCCAGCACCCAGCGCGACCCTATTGTCGACGAAGAGCGCCTGCTCACTGGCCGGCCGATCGTGCGCGCGGTGGCCGAGCATTACCTGGAAGTGATCGAGAACGCGCCGCCGCCGGAAGGTTTCTGGAAGCGCACCAAGTACTACGTCAAGAGCGGCGTGGGCGCTGTGTTCGATGGCCTGCGCGTGGTGCTGGAAACCATCGGTATCGTGGAAAAAACCACGCCGGTGGAACGCCTGGCCGCCAGCCTGGAGAAAAACTTCGAAGTCAGCCACGCCGCCGGTTCCACGGTGATGGACATCAGCTTCAAGTGGGGCGACCCGGAAATCGCCCAGGCGGTGGTCAAGGATTGGGTCGAGACCTACATCAACGAACGCACCGAGGCCCTGGGGCGCAAGAGCCTGTACGCGTTCTATGAAGGCCAGGTGGCCAACAGCGCCACCGAGATCAAGAGCTACAAGGAGCAGATCCTCACGCATCTGAACGAGATCGGCGCAGCGAGCATCACCGACCGCCTGGAAGATTTGTCCGAGCGCATCAACGTGCTGCGCGGCGAGACCTTCAACACCACGCGGCTGATCGCCTCGTCCGACAGCGCCATCCAGAGCACGCGCACCCAGCTCAAGGGCCAGCCCAAGGAAGTCACCACGGTGCGCCAGATCGCCCTGAACCCGCAGCAGCAGGATTTGCGTCGCCTGCTCAACCAGAAGCTGCTGGAAAAGGCCGACATGATGCGCACCTACACCGACAACGCGCCGCCGGTCAAAGCCCTGGACGCGTCGATCCGGGCCATGCAGATGCAGGTCAACAGCGAGAGCAACACGGTGCAAGCCTCGGAGAACCGTGCACCGAACACCCTGGAAATCCACTTGCAGCGCGTGTTGCTGGATGAAACCAGCAACAACGTGGCGCTGCGTACCCAGCTGGTGCAACAGCAGAAACAACTGCTGAACCTGGAAGACCAACGCAAGCAGGCCCTGGAGATCGAGCCGGAGCTGGCCCGCCTTTCCCGCGAGCTGAACACCACCGAGCGCAACTACGCGCTGTACGTGGATAACCTGGAAAAATCGCGCATCGACCGCGAGCTGGACAACAGCCAGATCAGCAACATCGCCGTGATCGAAGAAGCCACCCTGAACCCTGGCCGGATTTTCCCGAAAACCCTGGTGATGCTGGTATTGGCGATCCCGTTTGCCATCGTGGTCGGCCTGCTGGTGATCTACCTGTGCTACCTGCTCGACCAGCGGATTCACGACGGTGGCCTGGTGGAGCGCAAGTTCGGCCTGCCGCTGTGGACCACCCTGCCGGAGCTGGACACCTCTACCGCGCAAAGCACCAACGCGTTCAATGCGAGCATCTACCGGCTGTACAGCCTGCTGCAGCCCGAGCGGATCGCCGAACAGGGCCTGACCCTGGGCCTGACCTCGGCGCGCCATGGCGAAGGGGTGACCTTCGTGGTCGAGCAACTGCGCCAATTGCTGAGTGAAAACGGCATCAACGTGCGCGTCGGCGGGCTGCAAGCTGCTGCGCCAGGTGAAGTGGTGCTGCTGGATGCCTCGGCCCTGCTGGACAACCGCGAGGCGTTCGTCGACCTGCGTCGTGCCGACCTGATCGGGCTGGTGGTGGAAGCGCGCAAAAGTACCGTGCCGGTGGTGGAACATGCGCTGTCGATCCTCAACACCGCGTTCGGCAAGGTGGACGGCATCATCATCAACCGTCGCAAGTTTGAAGTGCCGAGCAAAGTGCTGCGCACCATCGGCAAATACCGGGGAGCGTTCTGA
- a CDS encoding polysaccharide biosynthesis/export family protein: MKRTLLVVAMMALAACNTPARIVAPDSDTVEAGKRALDQLAQLPPAVERIRIGDQLRIVRDAGEMPTLSAFNVSTIYELTLYTVQTDGKINYPFLGPVQVAGRQPSELATELTGKLAPIYREPRVTVNINQAPSGSIIVGGAVNNPTAVQIATANTLEQAIIGAGGVSPAGNASMVALLREDAQGAYRAYFLDFSQLLKTGPNGRKPVRLQRGDVVFVPKSNVGERIQGVDTYMNQLIPFTKSIGVGYNYTRTSGGNN, translated from the coding sequence ATGAAACGAACCCTGCTCGTCGTGGCCATGATGGCCCTGGCCGCCTGCAATACGCCGGCACGCATCGTCGCGCCCGACAGTGACACCGTCGAGGCCGGCAAACGCGCCCTCGACCAGCTGGCGCAATTGCCGCCAGCGGTGGAACGCATCCGCATCGGCGACCAGTTGCGCATCGTGCGCGATGCCGGCGAGATGCCGACACTGTCGGCGTTCAACGTCAGCACCATCTATGAGCTGACGCTGTACACGGTGCAGACCGACGGCAAGATCAACTACCCGTTCCTGGGGCCGGTGCAGGTCGCCGGTCGCCAGCCGTCGGAGCTGGCCACGGAGTTGACCGGCAAGCTCGCGCCCATCTACCGCGAACCGCGGGTGACGGTGAACATCAACCAGGCACCGAGCGGCTCGATCATTGTCGGCGGCGCGGTGAACAACCCGACGGCGGTGCAGATCGCCACGGCCAACACCCTGGAACAAGCCATCATCGGGGCCGGCGGGGTCAGCCCGGCGGGCAACGCCAGCATGGTCGCCCTGCTGCGCGAAGACGCCCAGGGTGCCTATCGCGCGTACTTCCTGGACTTCAGCCAGCTGCTCAAGACCGGCCCTAACGGACGCAAACCCGTGCGCCTGCAACGCGGCGACGTGGTGTTCGTGCCCAAGTCCAACGTGGGCGAGCGCATCCAAGGGGTGGATACCTACATGAACCAACTGATCCCGTTCACCAAGTCGATCGGGGTTGGCTACAACTACACCCGAACCAGCGGCGGCAACAACTAA
- a CDS encoding glycosyltransferase family 2 protein produces the protein MLTSLIIPTRNASSHLGRLLPALKMQTLQPDEMLVVDSASNDDTVARFREFGARVEVIDARDFNHGGTRRWASEQVGGDALIVMTQDAIPATPETFANLLAELQQDPLNGVAYGRQLPHPDAGVLGAQSRHFNYPEHSRSKSLADAPELGIKTCFSSDSFSVYRRSVLEAVGGFPADVIGSEDAYVAARMLLDGYKVRYAATALVHHSHDYKLMDEFHRYFDIGVFYGREPWIRQAFGDAGGEGKRYVLAELAALRKAGALHRVPEVLVRSAFKLLGYRLGQLERRLPLALKRRISMFPGYWR, from the coding sequence ATGCTCACCTCACTGATCATCCCGACCCGTAACGCCTCCAGCCATCTGGGCCGCCTGCTGCCGGCGCTGAAGATGCAAACCCTGCAACCTGACGAGATGCTGGTGGTGGACAGCGCCTCCAACGATGACACCGTGGCGCGCTTTCGCGAATTCGGGGCGCGGGTCGAGGTGATCGACGCACGTGACTTCAACCACGGCGGCACCCGGCGCTGGGCCAGCGAACAGGTGGGCGGCGACGCGCTGATCGTGATGACCCAGGACGCGATCCCCGCTACCCCGGAAACCTTCGCCAACCTGCTCGCCGAATTGCAGCAGGACCCGCTCAACGGCGTGGCCTACGGTCGCCAGTTGCCACACCCCGACGCCGGTGTACTGGGTGCGCAGTCACGGCACTTCAATTACCCGGAACACAGCCGCAGCAAAAGCCTGGCCGATGCGCCGGAGTTGGGGATCAAGACCTGCTTCAGTTCCGACTCGTTTTCCGTGTACCGGCGCAGCGTGCTGGAGGCGGTGGGCGGTTTCCCGGCCGATGTGATCGGCAGCGAGGACGCCTATGTGGCGGCGCGCATGCTGCTCGATGGCTACAAGGTGCGCTACGCCGCCACCGCGCTGGTGCATCACTCCCACGATTACAAACTCATGGATGAGTTTCACCGCTACTTCGACATCGGCGTGTTCTACGGCCGCGAGCCGTGGATCAGGCAGGCCTTTGGCGACGCGGGTGGCGAAGGCAAACGCTACGTGCTGGCTGAACTGGCGGCCTTGCGCAAGGCCGGCGCCCTGCACCGTGTTCCCGAAGTACTGGTGCGCAGTGCGTTCAAACTGCTCGGCTACCGGCTGGGTCAACTGGAGCGCCGCCTCCCCCTCGCCCTCAAGCGGCGCATCAGCATGTTTCCCGGTTATTGGAGGTGA
- a CDS encoding mannose-1-phosphate guanylyltransferase/mannose-6-phosphate isomerase translates to MNTLNGLIPCIISGGSGTRLWPVSRQNMPKPFMRMRDGQSLLQKTFQRAAKLPGVESVLTVTNRDLLFRTLDDYRLVNQAHLPLDLLLEPFGRNTAAAIAVAALHVQEHFGGDAQLLVMPADHLILNEVAFAEAVTQARDLAEAGYLVTFGIQPDHPETGFGYIEQGEALGTGYRVKRFVEKPDLATAQGYLDGGKHLWNAGMFCFKASTLVDELAAHAPDVLDAARAALEHSQHLQNKTSRQRELDADAFGSAPDVSIDVALMEKSRQVAVVPCDIGWSDIGSWEALRQLTPSDAHGNQVNGEAILHDVHNCYIDSPKRVLGAVGVRDLIIVDTPDALLIADAHRSQDVRYIVAELKRQNHPAYSLHRTVTRPWGTYTVLEESSRFKIKRIVVKPQASLSLQMHHHRSEHWVVVSGAAQITNGEREFLINANESTYIPAGHKHRLTNPGIIDLVMIEVQSGEYLGEDDIVRFDDIYGRAPAEVKK, encoded by the coding sequence ATGAACACACTCAACGGATTAATTCCCTGCATCATTTCCGGTGGTTCGGGCACGCGGCTGTGGCCGGTGTCCCGGCAGAACATGCCCAAGCCGTTCATGCGCATGCGCGACGGCCAGAGCCTGCTGCAGAAAACCTTCCAGCGCGCAGCCAAGCTGCCGGGTGTGGAAAGCGTGTTGACGGTGACCAACCGCGACCTGCTGTTCCGCACCCTGGATGACTACCGCCTGGTCAACCAGGCCCACCTGCCCCTGGACCTGCTGCTGGAGCCGTTCGGCCGCAACACGGCGGCGGCGATTGCCGTGGCGGCGTTGCACGTGCAGGAACATTTCGGCGGCGACGCGCAGTTGCTGGTGATGCCCGCCGACCACCTGATCCTCAATGAAGTGGCGTTCGCCGAGGCCGTGACCCAGGCCCGCGACCTGGCCGAAGCCGGCTACCTGGTGACCTTCGGCATTCAGCCGGATCATCCGGAAACCGGCTTTGGCTACATCGAGCAGGGCGAGGCGCTGGGCACTGGCTACCGGGTCAAGCGCTTCGTGGAAAAGCCCGACCTGGCCACCGCCCAGGGCTACCTCGACGGCGGCAAACACCTGTGGAACGCCGGCATGTTCTGCTTCAAGGCCAGCACCCTGGTGGACGAACTCGCCGCCCATGCACCGGACGTACTGGACGCTGCCCGCGCCGCGCTGGAGCACAGCCAGCACCTGCAGAACAAGACCTCACGCCAGCGCGAACTGGACGCGGACGCCTTCGGCAGTGCGCCGGATGTGTCGATCGACGTGGCGCTGATGGAAAAGTCCAGGCAAGTCGCCGTGGTGCCCTGCGACATTGGCTGGAGCGACATCGGCTCGTGGGAAGCCCTGCGCCAGCTCACCCCCAGCGATGCCCATGGCAACCAGGTCAATGGCGAAGCGATTCTGCATGACGTGCACAACTGCTACATCGACTCGCCCAAGCGTGTGCTCGGCGCTGTGGGCGTGCGCGACCTGATCATCGTCGACACGCCTGACGCCCTGCTGATCGCCGACGCCCACCGCAGCCAGGACGTGCGCTACATCGTCGCCGAGCTCAAGCGCCAGAACCACCCGGCGTACAGCCTGCACCGCACCGTCACCCGGCCGTGGGGCACCTACACCGTGCTGGAGGAAAGCAGCCGCTTCAAGATCAAGCGCATCGTGGTCAAGCCCCAGGCATCGCTGTCGCTACAGATGCATCACCACCGCAGCGAACACTGGGTAGTGGTCAGCGGTGCGGCGCAGATCACCAACGGCGAGCGTGAATTCCTGATCAACGCCAACGAGTCCACCTACATCCCCGCCGGGCACAAACACCGCCTGACCAACCCCGGCATCATCGACCTGGTGATGATCGAGGTGCAGAGCGGCGAGTACCTGGGCGAGGACGACATCGTGCGTTTCGACGACATCTACGGGCGCGCGCCCGCAGAAGTGAAGAAATGA
- a CDS encoding undecaprenyl-phosphate glucose phosphotransferase: MREKSSVDSLFLTRAGFVEFFVVFVKLVHGLTAILPPLVLVLFLDPMAPELRAHFLGLLVFFAVLTIILFQALGIYSEELFSNRLRLKTKIKAWTAAFCILLFMYQILQFFPQLTPRNLAVWYVASLGLFCLERLLMLRLYRKLMRAGKFLQRTVILGFTDTAVHVADHLLRNGDIRSGLVGFIDDRTERIPKELSNLPLLGNTRDLEKLIRAEQVNQVMICLPWAAEQRIHGLVNRLRQLSVNVMLVPDMAALRYGHSKITDVGGILMFNTSQLPLRGWSPVIKRCEDLLLASLALVCLSPVMLATALAIKLDSKGPVLFRQNRYGYNDNEIRVFKFRSMYTDQSDFTAERQTTREDPRITRVGRIIRKTSIDELPQLFNVLLGNMSMVGPRPHATATKAAGIPFEVAVSEYSSRHRVKPGITGWAQINGYRGETDTLFKIQKRVEYDLEYISKWSVWFDLYIVFMTVPAVLSTKEVY; encoded by the coding sequence ATGCGAGAGAAGTCGTCCGTCGACAGCCTGTTCTTAACGCGCGCCGGTTTTGTTGAGTTCTTTGTTGTTTTCGTCAAGTTGGTCCATGGCCTGACGGCCATTCTGCCCCCCCTGGTCCTGGTGCTTTTCCTCGACCCGATGGCCCCTGAGCTGCGTGCCCACTTCCTGGGCCTGCTGGTATTTTTTGCGGTCCTCACCATTATTCTGTTCCAGGCCCTGGGCATCTATTCCGAGGAACTGTTCAGTAATCGCCTGCGCCTGAAAACCAAGATCAAAGCCTGGACGGCAGCCTTTTGCATCCTGCTGTTCATGTACCAGATCCTGCAGTTCTTCCCGCAATTGACCCCGCGCAACCTGGCGGTCTGGTACGTCGCCAGCCTGGGGCTGTTTTGCCTGGAGCGCCTGCTGATGCTGCGCCTGTATCGCAAGCTGATGCGTGCCGGCAAATTCCTGCAACGCACGGTGATCCTGGGCTTTACCGACACCGCCGTACACGTCGCCGATCACCTGCTGCGCAACGGTGACATCCGTTCCGGCCTGGTCGGGTTCATCGACGACCGCACCGAGCGCATTCCCAAGGAACTGAGCAACCTGCCCCTTCTGGGCAACACCCGCGACCTGGAAAAGCTGATCCGCGCCGAACAGGTCAACCAGGTGATGATCTGCCTGCCCTGGGCCGCCGAACAGCGCATCCATGGTTTGGTCAACCGCCTGCGGCAGCTGTCGGTGAACGTGATGCTGGTGCCGGACATGGCCGCCCTGCGTTACGGCCACAGCAAGATTACCGACGTGGGCGGCATCCTGATGTTCAACACCTCGCAGTTGCCGCTGCGCGGCTGGTCGCCGGTGATCAAGCGCTGCGAGGACTTGCTGCTGGCCAGCCTGGCGCTGGTGTGCCTGTCGCCGGTGATGCTGGCGACGGCGCTTGCGATCAAGCTCGATTCCAAAGGCCCGGTGCTGTTTCGCCAGAACCGCTACGGCTACAACGACAACGAAATCCGCGTGTTCAAGTTCCGCTCGATGTACACCGACCAGAGCGACTTCACCGCCGAACGCCAGACCACCCGCGAAGACCCGCGCATCACTCGCGTCGGGCGCATTATCCGCAAGACCAGCATCGACGAGCTGCCGCAACTGTTCAACGTGCTGCTGGGCAACATGTCCATGGTCGGCCCGCGCCCGCATGCCACCGCGACCAAGGCCGCGGGCATTCCGTTTGAAGTGGCGGTCAGCGAGTACAGTTCGCGGCACCGGGTCAAGCCGGGTATCACCGGCTGGGCGCAGATCAACGGCTACCGGGGTGAGACCGACACCCTGTTCAAGATCCAGAAACGGGTCGAGTACGACCTGGAATACATCTCCAAGTGGTCGGTGTGGTTTGACCTGTACATCGTCTTCATGACGGTCCCGGCCGTCCTTTCCACCAAGGAAGTCTATTGA